Part of the Longimicrobiaceae bacterium genome is shown below.
CCTCTCCGTCCGTTCTCGTCAGGTCGCGCGCGGGACTTCGGGGCAGGCGGGTGCAAGATCCGCGCAACCGCCGCTCTCCGTCCGCATTCGCGCTTCCTCCCACGCCCGTCCACCGGGCGGCGAGCAGCGGCGGCGGACGTCGCGCATGGCCCGGGCGGAGCAGGCGAGGGCGGGCGCCGGATTTGCATGGGAGCCCAAGCACATGATACGTTCTTGCGGTCTGCCGCACGCCGGCGGGAGGCCACGCGCAACGAGAGAGGACGGCCCGTGGCGGGTAGGGAAGTTCCGGCCGAGGTGCGCCGGTTCGTGCAGGAGCAGATCCAGTCGCCCGAGCAGCTGGACATACTGCTCTTGCTGCACGGCGCCCCCGAGCGCGAGTGGACGGCGGCCGACGTGAGCCGCGCGGTCTACACCGTGCCGGCCTCGGCCACGCTGCGGCTTGAGTCGCTCGGCCGGGTTCCTGGAGTCGCGCGGCGGCGCGGACCCGGCGTACCGGTTCGCGCCCCGCACCCCCGCCCTGCGCGCCACGGTGGATGCGCTATGCGCCGCCTACCGCGAGAACCGCGTGGCCGTCATCAACCTGGTGCTGGAGAGGCGCGCGGACCCGCTGCGCAGCTTCGCCAACGCCTTCCGGCTCAAATAGATGGGCACCCTCGTCTACGCCCTGTGCGGCCTCACCAGCCTGGCGTGCGCGGCGCTGCTGCTGCGCGGCTACCACCGCAGCCGCGCCCGGCTGCTCCTGTGGTCGGGCCTGTGCTTCGCGGGCCTGGCGCTGAACAACGTGCTGCTCTTCGTGGACCTGCGCGTGGCCACCGACGTGGACCTGTCGGTGTGGCGCTCGCTGCCCACGCTGGCGGGGCTGGCGCTGCTCATGTACGGCCTGGTGTGGGAGTCGCGGTCGTGATGGGGTTCGTGTCGGGCGCCATCGTGATGGGCTACCTGGTGGGCGGGCTCTTCTTCTTCCGCTTCTGGAGGGAGACGCGCGACCGGCTGTTCGGCATCTTCGGCGCGGCGTTCTGGCTGCTGGCGGTGCAGCGCGCGTGGCTGGCGCTGGGCGTGCACGACCGCGCCGAGCACCCGGGCCTGTACGTCCTGCGCCTCGTCGCGTTCGTCCTCATCCTCGCCGCCATCGTCGACAAGAACCGCCACTCGGGCTGATCGGTCCCGGCCGCATGCACCCTTTCGGGAGATGCGGGACCGCGTGAGCCCGGCAGATGTGGAGCCGACGGCAGATGCGTGGCTGACGGCAGATCGAAAGCCGGAAGCACGTCC
Proteins encoded:
- a CDS encoding DUF5985 family protein, which encodes MGTLVYALCGLTSLACAALLLRGYHRSRARLLLWSGLCFAGLALNNVLLFVDLRVATDVDLSVWRSLPTLAGLALLMYGLVWESRS
- a CDS encoding DUF5985 family protein: MGFVSGAIVMGYLVGGLFFFRFWRETRDRLFGIFGAAFWLLAVQRAWLALGVHDRAEHPGLYVLRLVAFVLILAAIVDKNRHSG